A genomic region of bacterium contains the following coding sequences:
- a CDS encoding 2-oxoacid:ferredoxin oxidoreductase subunit beta has translation MSFDYIKYLRPGKLPHIWCPGCAHGTVMKSIIRGIDRVGLDKDRTVIVSGIGCASRMPGYVDFNTLHTTHGRSLAFATGVKMADPSLNVICVAGDGDSLAIGGNHFIHACRRNIDITMVVFNNNIYGMTGGQFSPTTPHGKLASTTPYGNPDYAFDVVQLAMGAGATYVSRSTAYHAIPLERQIADGITHRGFSVIDALCTCPTTYGRRNKLGSAADMLLWLKDNTVGIKAAANLPDEKKEGKILTGVFRQEEKPEYCDEYKKIIKMAQGK, from the coding sequence ATGTCGTTTGACTACATTAAATATCTGCGGCCCGGCAAGCTCCCTCACATATGGTGCCCGGGCTGCGCTCACGGCACCGTCATGAAGTCCATTATCAGGGGCATCGACAGGGTTGGCCTCGACAAGGACAGGACGGTCATCGTGTCGGGTATCGGCTGCGCGTCGCGGATGCCGGGATACGTGGATTTCAATACGCTGCACACCACCCACGGCCGTTCTCTGGCCTTTGCAACAGGCGTCAAGATGGCCGACCCGAGCCTCAACGTCATCTGTGTCGCCGGTGACGGAGATTCCCTGGCCATCGGGGGCAACCACTTCATCCACGCCTGCCGAAGAAACATCGACATCACCATGGTGGTTTTCAACAACAACATCTACGGCATGACCGGAGGTCAGTTCTCCCCGACCACGCCCCACGGCAAGCTGGCCAGCACGACGCCCTACGGGAACCCGGATTACGCCTTCGATGTGGTCCAGCTGGCCATGGGTGCCGGAGCCACCTACGTATCCAGGAGTACGGCCTACCACGCCATCCCCCTGGAGAGGCAGATCGCAGACGGCATCACCCACAGAGGTTTTTCCGTCATCGATGCTCTGTGCACCTGTCCCACCACTTATGGGAGAAGGAACAAACTGGGGTCTGCCGCCGATATGCTCCTGTGGTTAAAGGACAACACGGTGGGCATCAAGGCGGCCGCAAACCTGCCCGACGAAAAAAAGGAGGGCAAGATCCTTACAGGCGTCTTCCGGCAGGAGGAAAAACCCGAATACTGCGACGAGTACAAGAAGATCATCAAAATGGCCCAGGGAAAATAA
- a CDS encoding ankyrin repeat domain-containing protein translates to MLRKVILNLLVVALAVALSTPAMAGYEIFTAANRGDVDMMAALIRKDPSVANSRSSGGFTPLHLAAINGHAKAVDLLIKNGADVNARNLDGATPLIKAVQGRHHEVVESLVKAGADVNIQDDAGNNALFLAEMETNKVIARLLIKHADVNLRTAGGASSLHMAAARDEDDVKILLDKGAEINAQDNRGWTPLHSAVSNGQVNVVRILLEKGADPTLKNKRDETARDVAEKKGFEEIGNLFD, encoded by the coding sequence ATGCTTAGAAAAGTAATATTGAATCTGTTGGTTGTGGCCCTTGCCGTAGCGCTCAGCACTCCCGCCATGGCCGGTTACGAGATCTTCACTGCCGCCAACAGGGGTGACGTCGATATGATGGCCGCCCTGATCAGAAAGGATCCCTCCGTTGCCAACAGCAGGAGCAGCGGTGGATTCACCCCCCTGCACCTTGCGGCCATCAACGGTCATGCAAAGGCGGTGGACCTGCTCATCAAAAACGGCGCCGACGTCAATGCCAGGAACCTGGACGGGGCAACCCCTCTTATAAAAGCCGTCCAGGGGCGGCACCACGAAGTGGTGGAGTCCCTGGTCAAGGCCGGAGCCGACGTCAATATCCAGGACGATGCCGGCAACAACGCCCTGTTTTTGGCTGAAATGGAGACGAACAAGGTTATCGCACGGCTCCTGATCAAACACGCCGATGTCAACCTCAGGACGGCGGGGGGAGCTTCCTCCTTGCACATGGCGGCCGCGCGGGATGAGGATGATGTGAAGATCCTTCTGGACAAGGGCGCCGAGATCAACGCCCAGGACAACCGCGGCTGGACGCCCCTTCATTCGGCTGTCTCCAACGGCCAGGTCAATGTGGTGCGGATACTCCTGGAAAAGGGCGCCGATCCAACCCTGAAGAACAAGCGGGATGAGACCGCCCGTGATGTCGCCGAAAAAAAGGGGTTTGAGGAGATAGGGAACCTTTTTGACTGA
- a CDS encoding fumarate reductase/succinate dehydrogenase flavoprotein subunit: protein MILDGKSPTGPIEQSWDKHRFDMKLVNPSNKRKYKVLVVGTGLAGASAAASLGELGYNVEAFCYQDSPRRAHSIAAQGGINAAKNYPNDGDSIRRLFYDTVKGGDFRAREADVWRLAQVSNDIIDQCVAQGVPFARDYGGYLDNRSFGGAQVSRTFYARGQTGQQLLIGAYSALMRQVKAGTVKIYPRTEMLDLVLIDGEAKGITIRDLITGEYRTHVGDAVILCTGGYANVYDLSTMARGQSVKANWAAHKKGAFFANPCYTQIHPTCIPQAGDYQSKLTLMSESLRNDGRCWVPKNHGDNRAPGDIPEEDRDYYLERKYPSFGNLAPRDIASRAAKEQCDDGRGVGPGGRGVYLDFADAIKRLGEDTIRERYGNLFEMYELITAENGYKVPMRIYPAPHYAMGGLWVDYNCMSNLPGLFVLGEANFSVHGANRLGASALMQGLADGYFVIPYTIANYLAQTTPGMLKQDAAECLASIDEAKGVVNKLLSIDGKRTVADFHRELGKVMWDYAGMARSEESLTTAIEKIPAIREEFWENVKVPGTGQELNQQLENANRVADFMEFAELFCRDARHRKESCGGHFRVEYQTDDGEAVRDDENFCYSAGWEFKGVGNEPEMHKEPLKFENVELAVRSYK from the coding sequence GTGATACTCGACGGAAAAAGTCCGACCGGACCCATAGAACAGAGCTGGGACAAACACCGCTTCGACATGAAGCTGGTGAACCCCTCCAACAAGCGTAAATACAAGGTGCTGGTTGTCGGGACCGGTCTTGCCGGAGCCTCGGCGGCCGCCTCCCTGGGGGAACTGGGATACAACGTGGAAGCGTTCTGTTACCAGGATTCCCCGCGACGGGCCCATTCCATAGCCGCACAGGGCGGGATCAACGCCGCCAAGAACTATCCCAACGACGGCGACAGTATCCGGCGGCTCTTTTACGATACCGTAAAGGGCGGCGACTTCAGGGCACGGGAGGCCGATGTGTGGCGCCTGGCCCAGGTGAGCAACGACATCATCGACCAGTGCGTGGCCCAGGGGGTTCCCTTCGCCCGGGATTACGGCGGCTACCTGGACAACCGATCCTTTGGCGGCGCCCAGGTTTCCAGGACCTTCTACGCCAGGGGCCAGACGGGACAGCAGCTTCTTATCGGCGCCTACTCGGCCCTCATGAGGCAGGTCAAGGCCGGCACGGTGAAGATCTACCCCCGCACCGAGATGCTGGACCTGGTCCTCATCGACGGCGAGGCCAAGGGGATCACCATCCGGGACCTTATCACCGGTGAGTACCGCACACATGTCGGCGACGCCGTGATCCTGTGCACCGGCGGCTACGCCAACGTCTACGACCTGTCCACCATGGCCCGTGGCCAGAGCGTCAAGGCCAACTGGGCAGCCCACAAGAAGGGTGCCTTCTTCGCCAACCCCTGCTACACGCAGATACACCCCACCTGTATTCCCCAGGCCGGCGATTACCAGTCCAAGCTCACCCTCATGTCCGAATCGCTGCGCAACGACGGACGTTGCTGGGTTCCCAAGAACCATGGCGATAACCGTGCTCCCGGAGATATCCCCGAGGAGGACAGGGATTACTACCTTGAGAGGAAGTACCCCTCCTTCGGTAACCTGGCTCCCCGAGACATCGCCTCCCGGGCCGCCAAGGAGCAGTGTGACGACGGCCGCGGTGTGGGACCGGGCGGCCGCGGTGTTTATCTTGACTTTGCCGACGCCATCAAAAGGCTGGGAGAAGACACCATACGGGAGCGCTACGGCAACCTTTTCGAGATGTACGAACTCATTACCGCAGAGAACGGCTACAAGGTTCCCATGCGCATCTACCCGGCCCCCCATTACGCCATGGGCGGCCTCTGGGTGGACTACAACTGCATGAGCAACCTTCCGGGGCTGTTCGTCCTGGGCGAGGCCAACTTCTCGGTACACGGTGCCAACAGGCTCGGCGCCAGCGCCCTCATGCAGGGCTTGGCCGATGGTTACTTCGTCATTCCGTACACCATCGCCAACTACCTGGCCCAGACGACACCCGGTATGCTCAAGCAGGACGCTGCCGAGTGCCTGGCCTCCATCGACGAGGCCAAGGGAGTTGTCAATAAACTTCTGTCCATCGATGGAAAACGAACCGTTGCTGATTTCCATCGTGAACTGGGCAAGGTCATGTGGGATTACGCTGGAATGGCACGCAGCGAGGAAAGCCTCACCACGGCTATCGAAAAGATCCCCGCCATCCGTGAGGAGTTCTGGGAGAACGTCAAGGTCCCCGGGACAGGCCAGGAACTCAACCAGCAGCTGGAAAACGCCAACCGGGTCGCCGACTTCATGGAGTTTGCCGAGCTGTTCTGCAGGGATGCCCGTCACAGGAAGGAATCTTGCGGTGGACACTTCAGGGTGGAATACCAGACCGACGACGGTGAGGCTGTACGGGACGATGAGAACTTCTGCTATTCGGCAGGGTGGGAGTTCAAGGGAGTCGGCAACGAGCCCGAGATGCACAAAGAGCCACTTAAGTTCGAGAACGTCGAACTGGCGGTAAGGAGCTATAAATAA
- a CDS encoding 2-oxoacid:acceptor oxidoreductase family protein — MAQRYEVRLSGSGGQGLVLGGVILAEAVALYEGINAVQTQSYGPEARGGASKSEVIISDGDIDYPKATSIDLLLTLTQESCDKYYSDLKDGGIILADSRMVTDLPKGNYKIYHLPIIDTAKEKVGKVFVANIVALGAIAGLVDSVSYESVEKAVLSRVPKGTEEINKRALKLGYELVA; from the coding sequence ATGGCTCAAAGGTATGAAGTGCGTCTCAGCGGATCCGGCGGCCAAGGCCTTGTCCTCGGGGGAGTGATCCTTGCCGAGGCCGTTGCTCTCTACGAGGGGATCAACGCCGTCCAGACACAGTCTTACGGGCCGGAGGCCCGGGGCGGCGCCAGCAAGTCAGAGGTCATCATCTCCGATGGGGATATCGACTATCCCAAGGCGACCAGCATCGACCTGCTTTTGACCCTGACCCAGGAATCGTGTGACAAGTATTACTCAGACCTGAAGGACGGGGGGATAATACTGGCCGACTCCAGGATGGTCACCGATCTTCCGAAAGGGAATTACAAGATCTATCACCTGCCCATCATTGACACGGCCAAGGAGAAAGTGGGCAAGGTCTTTGTGGCCAACATCGTGGCTCTCGGAGCCATTGCCGGCCTGGTGGACAGCGTTTCATACGAGAGTGTTGAAAAGGCTGTCCTCAGCAGGGTTCCGAAAGGTACGGAAGAGATCAACAAACGGGCCTTGAAACTGGGGTACGAACTGGTTGCCTAG
- a CDS encoding rubrerythrin family protein, producing the protein MTKTANNLAEAFAGESQANRKYLAFAKKADQEGLTQVARLFRAAAAAETVHAHAHLRVLGGIRSTEENLREAIGGETHEFTAMYPQMIEGAIEEGNKGARMSFEFANAVEKIHAELYQKALEAMGDLAGTDYYVCDVCGNTVEGEAPDKCPICGVDKSHFMKID; encoded by the coding sequence ATGACCAAAACCGCAAATAACCTTGCAGAAGCTTTCGCCGGCGAGTCCCAGGCCAACCGGAAATACCTCGCCTTTGCCAAAAAAGCAGACCAGGAAGGGCTGACCCAGGTGGCCAGGCTCTTCAGGGCCGCGGCGGCTGCGGAAACGGTCCACGCCCATGCCCACCTCAGGGTCCTCGGGGGGATCAGGAGCACCGAAGAAAACCTCAGGGAGGCCATCGGGGGCGAGACCCACGAGTTCACCGCCATGTATCCGCAAATGATCGAGGGTGCCATCGAAGAAGGCAACAAGGGCGCCCGGATGAGCTTCGAGTTCGCCAACGCGGTGGAAAAGATCCACGCCGAGCTGTACCAGAAAGCGCTGGAGGCGATGGGAGACCTTGCCGGGACCGACTACTATGTCTGTGACGTGTGTGGAAACACGGTTGAGGGGGAAGCGCCCGACAAGTGCCCCATCTGCGGGGTTGATAAAAGTCATTTTATGAAGATCGACTAG
- a CDS encoding succinate dehydrogenase/fumarate reductase iron-sulfur subunit, translating into MSDHKTMTLKLIVWRQKGPDKPGRFETYLAKGITEHHSFLEMLDVVNEDIIKEGQEPIVFDHDCREGICGVCSQVINGLPHGGQERTTVCQLHMRKFKDNDTIYIEPWRARAFPILKDLIVDRSALDKIITAGGFTSVRTGAAADGNSTLVSKESADYAMDAAECIGCGACVAACPNGAAMLFTGAKVSQFAALPQGQVEAKERVNNMLESMQKCGFGNCTNHYECQAACPKGIDVKFIARLNREYIKALVS; encoded by the coding sequence ATGAGCGATCACAAGACGATGACCCTGAAGCTGATCGTCTGGCGACAGAAGGGGCCCGACAAACCTGGCCGCTTCGAGACCTACCTTGCCAAGGGGATCACGGAACACCACTCGTTCCTCGAGATGCTCGACGTTGTCAACGAGGACATCATCAAGGAGGGCCAGGAGCCCATCGTATTTGACCACGACTGCCGGGAGGGGATCTGCGGCGTCTGTTCCCAGGTCATCAACGGCCTGCCACACGGTGGACAGGAGCGAACCACGGTCTGCCAGCTTCACATGCGCAAGTTCAAGGATAATGACACCATCTATATCGAGCCGTGGCGGGCCAGGGCGTTCCCCATTCTCAAGGATCTCATCGTGGACCGCAGTGCCCTGGACAAGATCATAACCGCCGGTGGATTCACCTCGGTTAGAACGGGCGCAGCTGCTGACGGCAACTCCACCCTGGTATCCAAGGAATCTGCCGATTACGCCATGGACGCCGCCGAGTGCATCGGCTGCGGGGCCTGCGTGGCCGCGTGCCCCAACGGGGCAGCCATGCTGTTCACCGGCGCCAAGGTGTCCCAGTTCGCTGCTCTGCCCCAGGGGCAGGTGGAGGCGAAAGAGCGGGTCAACAACATGCTCGAGTCCATGCAGAAGTGCGGGTTCGGCAACTGCACCAACCACTACGAGTGCCAGGCTGCGTGCCCCAAGGGGATCGACGTCAAGTTCATCGCCCGCCTCAACCGGGAATACATCAAAGCCCTCGTGTCCTGA
- a CDS encoding succinate dehydrogenase cytochrome b subunit codes for MSLLTSNVGRKVLMAVSGLFLVLFAVAHLVGNSTIWLGSGWINAYAEHLHGLPVVVWPFRAFMLFMLCVHVFFGITLTLENWGANPGKYAVKKQQKITLASKTMIWTGLALLVFLVLHLLHFTIKALPGVVQIMDSHGRPDVYTMMVVGMYNILPAVLYVLAMAVLFLHTSHGIGSIFQTIGLNNDKTLPRFNLAATLLATVFLVGFGAIPVFIAAHFLN; via the coding sequence ATGTCCTTACTTACGAGTAACGTCGGCAGGAAAGTGCTCATGGCGGTCAGCGGCCTGTTCCTTGTGCTGTTTGCCGTGGCGCACCTCGTCGGAAACTCGACCATCTGGTTGGGTTCCGGCTGGATCAACGCCTACGCGGAGCATCTCCACGGACTCCCCGTCGTGGTCTGGCCGTTCAGAGCCTTCATGCTCTTCATGCTCTGCGTCCACGTCTTTTTCGGCATCACCCTGACCCTGGAAAACTGGGGCGCCAACCCCGGCAAGTACGCGGTCAAGAAACAGCAGAAGATCACCCTTGCCAGCAAGACCATGATCTGGACCGGGCTGGCACTGCTGGTCTTCCTCGTTCTTCACCTGCTTCACTTCACCATCAAGGCCCTTCCCGGTGTGGTTCAGATCATGGACTCCCACGGGAGGCCCGACGTTTACACGATGATGGTTGTCGGCATGTACAATATCCTGCCGGCGGTTCTTTATGTCCTGGCCATGGCTGTTTTGTTCCTCCACACCAGCCACGGCATCGGGAGCATCTTCCAGACTATCGGTCTTAACAACGATAAGACTCTGCCGAGGTTCAACCTGGCCGCCACACTCCTGGCAACGGTTTTCCTCGTCGGTTTCGGTGCGATCCCGGTTTTCATTGCCGCGCACTTTCTGAACTAA
- a CDS encoding 4Fe-4S binding protein yields the protein MNKANAWNEETVVAEHEGRQITVIPRYCKGCEICVKLCPTSTLEIRDFKVHVVRIEDCNECTLCEVRCPDFAIEVAGSGKKGKK from the coding sequence ATGAACAAAGCAAACGCCTGGAATGAGGAGACGGTCGTCGCCGAGCACGAAGGTCGTCAGATCACCGTCATCCCCAGATACTGCAAGGGGTGTGAGATCTGCGTGAAGCTGTGTCCCACATCCACACTGGAGATCAGGGATTTCAAGGTCCACGTTGTCCGCATCGAGGATTGCAACGAATGCACGCTCTGCGAGGTCAGGTGCCCCGACTTCGCCATCGAGGTCGCCGGTTCGGGCAAAAAGGGGAAAAAGTGA
- a CDS encoding 2-oxoacid:acceptor oxidoreductase subunit alpha codes for MSGKEVFYQGNEACAEGALYAGCRFFGGYPITPSTEVAEILSRRLPRLGGAFIQMEDEIAAMASVIGASLVGKKSLTATSGPGMSLKLENLGFACLTEVPCVILNVMRGGPSTGLPTGPSQSDVMQARWGTHGDHPAIVLTPASVQEIFTETVRAFNISERLRTPVILLTDEIIGHMREKIRVPEEGELEIWDRPRPDCPPEEYKPYDTSKGIIPPMADFGTGYRWHCTGLNHDETGFPTNKPSLVQPEEERLMAKVTENLDILESYEYTQAEGARVGIMAFGSSARSAKAAIAMAAEEGIAVDFLRPITLWPYPAAPTIEMAGRVDTIIVPEMNLGQMIEEVQRCIEGRARVAGVNRVDGDPITPENILDKIREVA; via the coding sequence ATGAGTGGAAAAGAAGTATTTTACCAGGGAAATGAAGCCTGCGCGGAGGGGGCGCTTTACGCGGGTTGCCGGTTCTTCGGCGGCTACCCCATCACACCGTCCACCGAGGTGGCAGAGATCCTGTCCCGCCGCCTGCCCAGGCTTGGGGGCGCCTTCATCCAGATGGAAGACGAGATCGCTGCCATGGCTTCGGTCATCGGCGCCTCTCTTGTCGGGAAGAAAAGCCTGACCGCAACCAGCGGTCCCGGGATGTCGCTGAAGCTGGAGAACCTCGGGTTCGCCTGCCTCACCGAGGTTCCATGTGTGATCCTGAACGTCATGAGGGGCGGCCCGAGCACGGGTCTGCCCACCGGCCCCAGCCAGTCTGACGTCATGCAGGCCCGGTGGGGTACACACGGTGACCATCCCGCCATCGTACTGACCCCGGCTTCCGTACAGGAGATCTTCACCGAGACGGTGAGGGCTTTCAACATCTCCGAGCGCCTTCGGACACCGGTGATCCTGCTCACCGACGAGATCATCGGACACATGAGGGAGAAGATCCGCGTCCCCGAAGAGGGTGAGCTGGAGATCTGGGACAGGCCGAGGCCGGATTGTCCCCCGGAAGAGTACAAGCCGTATGACACCAGCAAGGGGATCATCCCCCCCATGGCCGATTTCGGAACCGGTTACCGCTGGCACTGCACCGGCCTGAACCACGACGAGACGGGGTTCCCCACCAACAAGCCCTCCCTGGTCCAGCCGGAGGAGGAGAGGCTGATGGCCAAGGTCACCGAGAACCTGGATATCCTGGAAAGTTACGAGTACACCCAGGCGGAGGGGGCCAGGGTCGGCATCATGGCCTTCGGTTCCAGCGCCCGGTCGGCCAAGGCGGCCATCGCCATGGCGGCCGAAGAGGGGATCGCCGTTGATTTCCTCAGGCCCATCACGCTGTGGCCCTACCCCGCGGCCCCCACCATCGAGATGGCCGGGCGGGTCGACACCATCATCGTCCCCGAGATGAACCTCGGGCAGATGATCGAGGAGGTCCAGCGCTGTATCGAGGGCCGTGCAAGAGTGGCCGGAGTCAACCGCGTGGACGGAGACCCCATTACCCCGGAAAACATCCTCGACAAGATCAGGGAGGTGGCGTGA